The DNA window TGACGGGAATGTAAATGCTCTCATCTACGTTTACAAGCTTGTTTTGCACACCTTTAGAAAACCCACAAcatcaaaacataaataaccaTGTTTACATCACAATTGAGAAGAAATTTGCTTCAAAGTTCTTACTGAGATTGAAGAAGTGACCAGAGCCATCTGGAAGTGGTTCTACTTTCAAAACCTTTCTCACTTTACCTTCATCACTGAACCAACAGGCAACAAGAATCTCCAATTTAacttgaaacaaacatttcagAACTgcatatattttgattatgaaTGATATTATCACCTTTTGCCTTTGAAAGGATCATGGAAGAATTCACATGAATCTCGAGCTCCCAAGCTAATCAAAGATCCAATCTCAGTCACTGACAATGAGAAAACCTGGAAATGAATGAAGAAACCCATGTTAATAACATGTCTAAAGACGAATCAAAATAGTATCTGGTCACCTGTTTTCTACTCCAATCGTACTGACGAACACCTGCAGCAGGAGCAAACTGAAGCAATACAAATCCTTCCTTGGACAGCTTGAAATCTCCAGACTATGAAAAAAGTTTCATCTACAGAATCATGTTTCCACGAACTAATTTACAAAGAAAAAACTACAGTTAAACCATAAATCATACATCAAGGGGTAAAAAATCCGGCATACGAGGTTCCACAGTTAGAGCTGCCTTCCCTTTGTATATTGAATGTCCTACAAAAAACCTTGGCGGCGAAGCGGCGGCTGTACAGAGACAGCTTGTCGGTATGAAGAAAACCCAAAAGgggaaactaaagaaaagagaagaaaacCGAACCTGGTTGTGAACCAAATGAAGAATCATTTGGTGGATATCGATTTGAAGGAAGACCCTGTTGCTGTTTATCAGAATAGTCTTGATACCGGCATTTCAAGGAGAGGGTTTTGGAGGTAAAGAGAGAAAAGGAGGATTTGGGATTCAAACGAGTGAAAGGAGTGGCGGTGATGGAGGAGAGAAGTTTGATGGTACAGGGTTTAGGGTTTTGGAGGGTTGTTCCTACTGGGGGAGAAGATAGAGAAAGATTCAGCATTTCCTTCAAATTTTGCtacttctttctttcttcctcttcctgaTTGATTTCTCAGAGTTTAGAGAGAATTTTAGTTTGGAAGTTGAAGGAACTAAAATGGTTTCTCACGAAAATGAATTGATACAAATActaaagactggattttattcaccattaaataaattttaagataattaataaagtcttaataaattttataggGGTAATAAGATAGGAATGAAAGTAAGcgaaaaaatttgaaaacatttgcTAAAAATTTTAGCAAGTTCAATGTTAGCATTAgtcaacatttatatatttcgAATCCATGTTATTTGTAAGTAATTTTGTTAGTTGCTTAATCGGtctcattttattcataaaattggTTGGATTGGTATTAGTCTGGATACGGCAAAATCATTTTGTTAGACCAAGTTTATTTATTCGATTTAATAAGTATCTTGTTTCagaattaagaaattatattgCTCGgatctttaatattttcttatttattacaTGTGTCTACTATTTAGACACAATACCATCACTCATTCTTACTAAGAAACTGAAAGAAATCCTCGAAATGGAAGAAAGAGATATAGAAACAACTTACGAAATGAGGAGATTAAACATGACTCTCAACTAATGATTTTACTTTCGTTATGCCTTCGTGTCAATGTCTTCGATATAACTTTGTTGTTCAActcatttatcattttataataaagaGTACAGGTATAAATGTTTGTTGAATGAGATTGTTTGGAATTTCTTGTAATAATCTAAAtcagaaattatatttaaaaaaattacattttttctaTCATGTGTATCTTGTAAAATTACTTTTGAGAACATAAGATAATTACACccttattcaaaattataaatttataatcttcATTTGAATTAGATCCAAAGCCAAAAagatttatgttttcaaatttaaaataaccttTGAATTAAGGGCAACTTCAACCTAACTGCAAAATGACCCCCAAAATGGGTTTTTCTCCTCCAACCCACCCCTAAAACAAAACCCAAAATGGGTTTATACCCATTTTCTCTCAgataaaaacccaaatttgagtATTTGCTATTCAcataaaagttttttaaaaaaacaaaatggtcatctaactatattattatgttaatcttatatatttcatattttatataattattgatatgttttttatgttttatttttatctttttctttttattaatattaatattttttaaatatcataaatttaataatgaataacattgataaaaaaactaaaaaataacaaaataatttaataatatttgttttgatatcatttttttatttatttatgtagtgtaattgagtttatttaataatatttaatttgttttttaataatatttgctttgatataattttattgttagtatagtataatttgtgtttgtttatttaatgaggtttaatttgtttttttatgtgtataaattattgatttataattcattttatttaatgggtgtgattttgaaaaatattagggtttaatttgtaaagttgataaatatataggtaGAATTGAAAAAGTGTGTAAAGgggaatattctaaaaatattcttttgtgtttgaaaatgagtttttgggttggagatgaattactgtttgataggacatttactgcattttgagttCGAGAATGAATTTTTGGGTTGGAGAGGTCTAAATCAAATGTATCCAAAAGCAAAAAGGTTTATATAATTGaactctttttcattttcattaaaaatgtcttaaaaatttgaatttgacaTATCTTAATTTCTCCtaataataaatctttatttattaaaataaagcaATTATATTTCCATGCAAACAATTCATTGATCactttctttaattaaataattataattaggaTCAAATCAATCCAAATTGAACCTAAAAACATGTAATCAGTTGATATAATGTTCTTTCCGATAAATACTGTTATATtagtatattaaaaaacaatgaaCCAatctaatttgaaaatatatatatatatatataaaacattaaaattaattaaattagttcaCAAAACTTTTCCAAAATTATTAGATGTATAGATTTGGATACACTACTATTAAGTTCTTGAACCCAATTattaggtataaattataattgcTTGATTTTAGAATTATCAATGGAGtttatttactttaaaaaaacatatttggtTAAAAATCTAAGTTAATCATgtttgatagaaaaaaattgatatttttttctttctaaaaaagagtgttatatttttttcacctaaaagtattttatataatttattcacatGTTACTTTTAAGTGAATATGACAGTGATAAAATACTAATTTCAAACTAACCTGTTCAATAACaatacataaacaaaataaaaaaaaaaaattcaaacacaatGAGAATAATTCAAAATGTCTTGAAACTTCAGGGGCATAGTTAACTTATTAGACAACTGGTTCTTCTTCCACCTTCCCAAATTTCATAGAAACCTAATTAAATTGAGGCAAAGGCATACCATGACTCCATGTCTGCTCTGGATTATGATATACTACAACCTCAGGAATTTTCTCCACAATCGGCAATGAAAACCCACCCATCCTTTTGTAAAAACCCGTTTGGCTCATTGGGTCATCAGTCTCCTCGGTTCCCTGACCATTGATGACTTTCGAGTTCTTTTCGACCAGCTCCTTGAACATAGATGACCTGAATAGGAGACCCAGTgcagttgttgttgttgttgatgatttgTTAGgattgctgctgctgctgctgttgaGATCGATCTTTGTTTGAACATCTAATTCTTTCTTTTGATGGAAATCCATTTCTTTGATCCCATGGAAGTTGGAGAGAAATGAGAATTCTGTTTTCTCATTATTGGAGGAGGTTCCTTTATAATCAATAAGCCTTGGTTGATCAGTTGTGGTCTGATTTGAGTTGGGTTCAGATGGTCTTAACCATCTTATGTATGTGCTTAGATCAAAGTTGGTTACTGCATTGATTCCTCTGTATTCGATTGCTGCTATATCATATGCATGTGCAGCCTCTTCTTGAGTATctgtttcaaattcataaacattAGAAACATGATCTTTTgattaatgttttaaataaagatGGTCTTTTTATTAAGAGGGCTGACTCACTGTATGTTCCTAAGTAGAGATATTTGTTCCCAAATACTCTGCCTATCCTTGCTTCCCATCTACCATTGTGATGGTGCCTGCAAAATAAGAGAGATTTTGTAATAAGGGTATAAACTGTATGCATTAAGTCAATCATTTACAGGTTTTTAGACCACCTTGCAACTCCTCTATACTTGGACATGCCTCTAGAAAAACCACTGCTTCGCCTGCAAATGAACATTTGAACAATCAAAACCCATAGATTTGATTGATGTATGATTTGTAGAGAATGTTAGACATGTCACACCTTCTTAAGGAGGCTAGGTACTCCTCTCTAGTTTGATTCTTCATTGCCTCGATCTCTATTTCGTAATCAGAAACAGGGAAATTGATGAAAGTTGCAGGCCCCCAGTACTTTATGGCAGCAAGATCATATGCTCTTGCTGcagcttcttcttcattataAGCACCTAAAGTTATTCAAGTAACATTTCAGACTTCTTAATTTCACCTTTAAACTAAAGATATTTCAGATTTGGTTCACTACTCACCAAGATAAACTTTTCCACATGATTCCATCAGAGAGGGGGAAGAGAAGAGCATAAAGAACAAGAAAGTGAAGACATTAGTGACATGCAATTAGAAATCTTGAAAATGATTGTCACTATGATCTATGCATGCATGATGAAGAATACCCTgttttcctttctttctttgaGTCACATTCCATGAACCCTTATCCCATAAGTGAGCTTCATATCTTCCCGTCCACCTATGCCTGTCATTGAGCCAAAATGGTAGGATTAAAACTCAATCCATATAGACCTAAGAACTGAATTCTCACCGGCTAACTCCTCGAAATCTTGAACTCCTTTTAACGGTGGTGGTGGTAGTAGTTGTGGTTAAGGTTAAGTTACAGTTTGATTGATCAGAAGGAGGTGGCTCTCTTCGCCGTCTCTTTACAAGCTTGGGAGATGGAGGATTTGTATGATCAGACTCCATTGAACTGAATAGCCTTCTTACTGGGTTGGTTTCTGATTTCACACATGTTATCATCTCCATTATATCTATGTGTCAAATTTTTAAGGTGACAAGACAGCAAAAAAAACAGCTTTATTTGGCTTCTTGTGGTTGAGACAGCTCTAGCAAGAAGATGGAAGACTATTTATCCCAACACAGTGTGTTGTCTGTTTCATTGTTTATTCTTTTGTTGCATTCTTGGAAATCCTTAATAGTGACAAATCAGATCGATTTCTTTTAAGTGTGCACACTTTTCTAATAAAATACATCATGAAAAGCACTTGGGTTTtaaagtttgataaaaaaaaatatgggttatttgtaatttttgtatgataaatgattaaaacatttattattatttaaaatataaatttaataaaaattaaataagtgtattttagtattttaatttataaatgaagtgatttaatagttaaaatggtaatattatgatgaaaatataaattaataaaaaaacccaacaaatttaaaaaaaaaaacccaagaTATATTGGAGGCGGCGGCGACAGCCAACAACAAAACAATTCCCCAATTCTCATTGATGGAGGAAAATTCGGTGTTGTTAGAATTGGAAGAATCAAAGTGGACAAATCGAATGTTAGAAATGGTTTTGTTGTTATATTTGAGCAAATTTTGTTTCCTAGGATGAGGATAATTCAAGGAACCTGTCCTACATGATCATGATCCATATTGTTCTTCCCTTGGATTACCCgtcaatttttaacttttgaaAAGGAAACcattttgatttcaaaatttagTGAAGTtagaatgttaaaaatattctaGAGTTTGTGACTTTTAGTAAACTATTTCCACTTTAACACTTTAGTGGTTGATATTGATAATACATTATTTGTATATGTAAATTGAAGTCACACTTGGACATCTTTATTaatacacatttaaaaaaaatagacttttttttagattaaattctTGAATGTTGCTTTGACTCTATAAGTCATGTTAGTACACATTTGAAAATTGTTGGTTTTTTATgtccataatttttttaacaatacgTCAAATAATTGTTATCTCATTTATGTTTAATCGACCTATAATCTATTAAACAAAATGGACTTAACCGGGGTAAGTTCAGAAAACTTGAGAAATTTCAAAGGAACACGTTAATGCGGAGAAAAACTTCAATgacaaaaatgatttttttttttaaacaaaaaagaaacaaacaaacatgttttttcacttaattcattctttgataaaaataaaatatatatttcgaataaaaaatatcaaaagggGAGGTTTTATCATTAATGtgtaatcttattttattattattgtgaattaattaataataaaatagaaaattaacttttaataaatatatttactttataaattaattcataactaTATAATTAGGATTTCTTATTATGATGATTTACCTTCATTTTGACTAGCATTTCTAATTTGAACATTTAATTTACAAtcattaaatcattttaaatttattttagtatcaaataaatttatttttttcataagatAATACggatatttaatgaaatattagTAATCTTGGTCAACTAGTATATATATCATAaaccataaaatatataagaattacAATTAGTTGTTCTTTCTAGTAATTCGTTTAGTAAATTGAATGgtcaaatatataattcaatatatgaattaaataatttggatgaaTGTAGTTGGCAAGATTTAGATATGGTCAACATGGAATGAAATTTATGGACATTAATATCAAGTaactaattaagaaagaaatccCCTTTAATTTATGGTTggtttatctttatcttttttaattgaaataaatggtccttttaaaaatacaatatgtAGTTATCAAGATTACCATAATTAGCAATTTTACctttttggtaaaaaataataataattaatttaaatatctatatagtatttttttttttatctataaaagagagaaataagGGAGATATAGTGAGAGCAAATTGAACCATGGAAAAATCAAGCTCTATGTTGTCATACTTTCTCTTGGGCTTTATAGTTACTTTGGCCATTGGTCTATTATGTGAAGCCATTGATGAAGAAAGAAAGGTAAGCTTTTCttccatcatatatatatatataattattcttcCCTATTTTGATTGAATTTCATTTAAATCGTATTTGACAGGTATATATCGTTTATATGGGAAGACTTTCCGAAAATAAACAATACTCACCCAATTCTCACCATATTAGCATGCTTCAATCTTTAGGCCACGACAATATGTATGTTGTTTCGActcttttacttatttttaaattaataattgtccgcatatttaattaaaacaattaaaataataatttatttattgacaCATTTCTAAGtcattgattatttttatttaaaaatattttattagttatttgttaattttatagtattgattattttctttttcgaTTCTAATATAGGGATTTAACTCAAAATCCTATACCAGATGTGAAACTTCAACTTAGAAGGTAAGTCcaatcttttcttttttctctaacatttttttgttaataacaAACCACTTTAATATTCTATTGATATTtgcctttctttttctttttcaatcttATATAGTAATAACAAAGTGAAGGGGACATTGATTAGAAGTTATACAAGAAGTTTTAATGGTTTTGTTGCCAATCTTACATCAGAAGAAGCAATCAAGTTGGAAAGTGAGTAATTTATCGATTcatatacttaaaattattcaGATTTTGAACCATGTCAATTTACTTTTATACACTTATCTGACATATTTATGTAGGCATGGATGATGTTGTATCCGTCTTTGAAAGCCTTGAATACTATACTCAAACGACAAGATCTTGGGACTTCATAGGTTTCCCCACAAACGTTCCTCGAAATCCACGAGTCGAGAGTGATATCATAATAGGCTCTATAGATACCGGTGTAGTACCAGAGTTTCCGTGTTTTTCTGACCAAGGTTTAGACGTTGTTCCAAAGAAATGGAAAGGTGCTTGTAGAGGTGGCAAAAATTTCACTTGCAACAAGTACTATTTCCATATGTCATTCTCTACAATTCTTACTACTATATATTAGTGTATCAATTATTAAAGATGTTTGTTATGTCCTACAAATAGGAAGTTGATTGGAGCTAGGTACTACGGAATTGAGGACGCGAGGGATATTGATGGTCATGGAACACACACGGCCTCGACAGCAGCCGGAAGAGAAGTTCCAAACACTAGTTTTTTCGGTATAGCAAATGGAACGGCTAGAGGAGCTGTACCAGGAGCTAGAATAGCGGCGTACAAAGTATGTCAAGCCGGGAAGTGTAGTAATGAAAATATCTTGGCCGCATTCGATGATGCCATTTCAGATGGTGTCGACATCATAACTATTTCATTAGGAAGAAATGAAATCGTACCCGTGGGTAAAGATGTTTTTGCCATCGGCTCCTTTCATGCAATGGAGAAGGGCATTTTAACTGTACACGCTGCGGGAAATACAGGAAAACAAGGGTTAGGATCAGTGATAAGCATTGCACCGTGGTTGTTCAGCGTGGCTGCTAGTAGTGTAGATAGAAAGATCATCAACAAACTTGTCCTTGGAAATCATCGCACTTTCATCGTGAGTATTAATTAATCACTATTCAAATTTATcgttagttaatttttattttcacttattAAACTTGATTTGGAGTAGAGTAACGCATTGAATGCTTTTTCCCCGATCAACAAAAACATAAGTTTAGTGCATGGAGGAGCAACCCCTTTCAAGTGTAATGAATTTAGTGCGAGGTAAAGAAAACTTATCTTTCCCTCTAGACAACTATATAATACAAAACTATTACTTTCAAAAGATTGAGATACATAGATATTTATTTACTAGATAACAATTTTCTTTTACACCCTTAATAATGCGTTTCTTTCTCGGTTGAATTTAGGAAATGCATTAAAGGCTGTGTAGATCCTCAGATGGTTAAGGGAAAGATTGTAGTATGTGATACCAACGATGAGTCAGGTGCTATCGAAGTTGTGACCGACGCAGGAGCAGCCGGGTTCATTGTTTCAAAGGCCACGGAAAAGGATCTTGCATTCAATGTACCTTTGCCAGCCTCCGTTCTGACTGACTCTGATCTTCAAAGTGTTCTATCTTACATCAATTCCACAaggtaattaataatatttggaaTCAACATctctttgtttattatttattttctaaatcgTCGAGTTCATTCGAATGGTTTCTTGCATATGAATGTAGCTTGCCAACTGCATTCATACAAAAAAGTGAGATTGTTCCTAAAGATAATGTTCACGCAGTAGCTAGTTTTTCTGCGAGAGGTCCCAATCAATTTTTTCCAGAAATTTTCAAGGTACAAACACCATCatagaaaatttatatatatatacatacttGCTACATTATTTGTTTAACATGATGCATGTTTTCCATATAACAGCCTGATATAACCGCACCTGGTATAAATATTCTAGCAGCATATTCTCCTCACGGTCAAGTTTCAGACTACACTGACAACGACAAAAGAAGTTCCAACACCAGAATCTTATCGGGAACTTCTATGGCATGTCCTCATGTCGCTGGCGCGGCTGCTTATGTGAAATCAATGCATCCTGATTGGTCTGTGTCTGCTATTAAATCTGCTCTTATGACCACGggtaatataaaaattatgatttaactAGCTTTTGTGtgtaattaagaatttattcaTGACTAATTCTTTTCTATTTACTTTGATTGATTGTAGCTTACCCAATGAATGCACCATATAATGTTGATGCTGAATTTGGCTATGGAGCTGGTCAAGTTAATCCCTTAAGGGCCACAACTCCTGGACTTGTGTACGAAACATTCCTAGATGATTATATCACCATGTTTTGCAATTTAGGAAAGATAGGAGAGAGATTGAGAAGAATACTTGGAACACAAAAGATTTGTCCAAAAGGAAACAAAACATCTCCAAAGGATCTCAATTATCCATCCATGACGGCCCCAATACCCGAATCCTCAACTTTCAACATTCAGTTCCCAAGAGTAGTAACAAATGTAGGACATCCTAACTCCACATATCATTCAAATATCACTAGTGGGAATAGTGCAATTCATGTCAAAGTGGAGCCAAGTATTCTctcttttaaaaatttgaagGAGACAAAATCTTTTGTCGTTACAGTTAGTGGACAATGGTTGAAACAAGACCATATTTCTTGCTCCTTGGTATGGTATGATGGAGCTCATAAAGTCAAAAGTCCCATTATCTTATATAGAGATtcattgtttgattaattcataAGAGGATGTCTTACAAATGATTCATTTAGAcaattatgataataaaataaaatattctaccATTGAGTCAAAATTGTACACATTTATTATGCTTATGATTTGTAAATCTCAAACAAAATCTACAAGTTGTTTTCTttcacaattatattatatctatattttatattaatcacAGTTGTTTGGATAAGAATTTGTTTGTTGTTAAAAAGCTCAATTACTTTTTAGTTAACTTCAATGTTCCCGAGTTATACAAATTTGTAGGCCTAAGAGAAAGCTACTTTTATTTTGTAGCATGAGCTACAAATGTAAACAAGATATAAAAATGAGGCTAATATACttagaaaatatcattcttgCGTATCTTTAAAGTTAGAGTTGTAAtctctcttctagcctagcgacaaCAAGATGTGGATATCCACAACCTTCTTAAGAAGTTCTGGGTTCGAGCTCGTCACGCGTCAAATTCTGCATCTGGTTAAATAGTTAattgtgtttgcgggctatgtgcttAATCCCTTATTACcactttttaattcaaaaaaaagttaGAGGTGTAGAAATTATATCATCAGCTGTTTCTTTATTTGATAATCAACCTAAGAGAAAGTAAAATTACAACTATTACCAGAATAATCAACCTAAGAGAAAGTAAAATTACAACAACTATTACCAGAATGTATATCTTAAATCATAATAACATACTATGTGAAATCATTATATCACATTTTCCTTTATTTCCAAGGCTTCTCGAGAAGAATTCATTTATTCAAGTGATCACCATCCTCATTCCTACAGCTAAAATCAATCTCTAATGTTCTTACTCCTCAAAGACGTCCAATGGGATTAATGCATTTTTCTTATTGGactgaaaaaaaatatcaaagaaaCAACTCGCGGTTAGAATTCACATCCATTAAACTAGTTAAAAATTCAGATTTAAACAAGTGACCAACCTCCTCTTGATCTTCTCACCcgacaaaacaattttttttaataaaaattattgaggGTTGCaatctacacttataataatatgtacaaaacttaattatagtttattgagtttgtgtTATTGAGTGAGTTTGGAACAGActaagagttatttaggttttattactgTGGTAAAAACTATCACCTtaagaatgaaaacaaaataataacaaCCATAGTGGAATGCAAAATAATAGTGTAAAAGTAAGATATAACGACATAAGAATCTTACCCAGGTTCATACCAACAATGTCCTACGTCCTGCTTTCGGAGAATTGATTCAATATAGTTATCATAGGGAttacaaactctaactctctcTCTGTTTGTTCTACGTTTTAGTTTCACTCTCCCTTCtcatttacaatatatatatatatataggctcttagaattcataattagggtAAAGATCATGTGATATCGTTAACATCTCCACCATGATATGATCTCGTGGCGATTTAGTTGacatttctataataatatgatttgatCGACATCTGCACCATTATGTGATTTTATGCCTATTTTAATCCAACAAATAATTACACATATCTTCCTTCCCCTTTTTGTACATAACATTGATACACACTAACTTGGGCCTCAAAACCCTAGGCCGAATTCTACAAATTTTCCATCTTGCCTCTATGTCTATTGTCAAATGAATGAGCCTCATCACCAAGGACACCATAAAACCGATCCTCCTACTTCTCCGATTATGTTCCAACCTTTATGACATGAATCAAGTCGCAATATTTCTGAAACTTGATTCCCGTCACCACCTTCGTGTCCATATTTATGGGATTTTCATATGTATGAACCTTCTCCACAACTACCGCTCCACTCTCTATGACATCTCGAATGTAGTGAAGTTGAATGTCGATGTGCTTTGTGCTCTCTTGAAACATCGAGTTCTTGGACAAGTGTATGATGCTTTAGTTATCGCAAAACAACTCCACTTTATCGTGCTTCACCCCAAATTCACCCATGAAACCCTTCAGTCAAAGTGCCTCCTTGACGCCCTCCGTCACAACGATATACTCGGCCTTTGTTGTTGAAAGGGTAACTACGGATTATTATTGTACATTCCAACTTACCGAGCATCCAAATAGGTTAAACACATATTCCGTTAGAGAT is part of the Impatiens glandulifera chromosome 1, dImpGla2.1, whole genome shotgun sequence genome and encodes:
- the LOC124920644 gene encoding single-stranded DNA-binding protein WHY1, chloroplastic-like, whose translation is MLNLSLSSPPVGTTLQNPKPCTIKLLSSITATPFTRLNPKSSFSLFTSKTLSLKCRYQDYSDKQQQGLPSNRYPPNDSSFGSQPAAASPPRFFVGHSIYKGKAALTVEPRMPDFLPLDSGDFKLSKEGFVLLQFAPAAGVRQYDWSRKQVFSLSVTEIGSLISLGARDSCEFFHDPFKGKSDEGKVRKVLKVEPLPDGSGHFFNLSVQNKLVNVDESIYIPVTKAEFTVLISAFNFILPYLLGWHALANSVKPEDASRASARTAGSAESEWNR
- the LOC124920939 gene encoding ethylene-responsive transcription factor WRI1-like, producing the protein MEMITCVKSETNPVRRLFSSMESDHTNPPSPKLVKRRRREPPPSDQSNCNLTLTTTTTTTTVKRSSRFRGVSRHRWTGRYEAHLWDKGSWNVTQRKKGKQVYLGAYNEEEAAARAYDLAAIKYWGPATFINFPVSDYEIEIEAMKNQTREEYLASLRRRSSGFSRGMSKYRGVARHHHNGRWEARIGRVFGNKYLYLGTYNTQEEAAHAYDIAAIEYRGINAVTNFDLSTYIRWLRPSEPNSNQTTTDQPRLIDYKGTSSNNEKTEFSFLSNFHGIKEMDFHQKKELDVQTKIDLNSSSSSNPNKSSTTTTTALGLLFRSSMFKELVEKNSKVINGQGTEETDDPMSQTGFYKRMGGFSLPIVEKIPEVVVYHNPEQTWSHGMPLPQFN
- the LOC124924382 gene encoding subtilisin-like protease SBT4.13, whose protein sequence is MEKSSSMLSYFLLGFIVTLAIGLLCEAIDEERKVYIVYMGRLSENKQYSPNSHHISMLQSLGHDNMYVGTLIRSYTRSFNGFVANLTSEEAIKLESMDDVVSVFESLEYYTQTTRSWDFIGFPTNVPRNPRVESDIIIGSIDTGVVPEFPCFSDQGLDVVPKKWKGACRGGKNFTCNKKLIGARYYGIEDARDIDGHGTHTASTAAGREVPNTSFFGIANGTARGAVPGARIAAYKVCQAGKCSNENILAAFDDAISDGVDIITISLGRNEIVPVGKDVFAIGSFHAMEKGILTVHAAGNTGKQGLGSVISIAPWLFSVAASSVDRKIINKLVLGNHRTFINKNISLVHGGATPFKCNEFSARKCIKGCVDPQMVKGKIVVCDTNDESGAIEVVTDAGAAGFIVSKATEKDLAFNVPLPASVLTDSDLQSVLSYINSTSLPTAFIQKSEIVPKDNVHAVASFSARGPNQFFPEIFKPDITAPGINILAAYSPHGQVSDYTDNDKRSSNTRILSGTSMACPHVAGAAAYVKSMHPDWSVSAIKSALMTTAYPMNAPYNVDAEFGYGAGQVNPLRATTPGLVYETFLDDYITMFCNLGKIGERLRRILGTQKICPKGNKTSPKDLNYPSMTAPIPESSTFNIQFPRVVTNVGHPNSTYHSNITSGNSAIHVKVEPSILSFKNLKETKSFVVTVSGQWLKQDHISCSLVWYDGAHKVKSPIILYRDSLFD